Proteins from a single region of Xiphophorus maculatus strain JP 163 A chromosome 22, X_maculatus-5.0-male, whole genome shotgun sequence:
- the LOC102221265 gene encoding peripherin-2-like, whose product MPFLSLKFNLQKRVKLAQGLWMLYWLAVIVGIILFSLGIFFKIELRKRSEIMDNNESHLVPNLLILVGMLSCGLNAFGGKLCHDSLDPQKFSKMKPMLRPYMLLCCGFNALLLLLVLLSFLMQFAVYLTLAEGLKNAIRFYKDTDTPGRCFMKRTLDMTQIEFRCCGNNNFRDWFEVQWISNRYLDMSNDVVKDRVLSNVEGKYLMDSVPFSCCNPGSPRPCIQHHLTNNSAHYDYDHRTEELNIWNRGCRQAVFSYYSGIMNSIGALLIFTIVLEAGDVAGLKYLSTALETMADPENPECESEGWLLEKGFKETLADLLSKVKTFGRANQVEEGGASPDADAT is encoded by the exons ATGCCGTTCCTGTCGCTGAAGTTCAACCTGCAGAAGCGGGTCAAGCTGGCTCAGGGTCTCTGGATGCTCTACTGGCTCGCCGTCATCGTGGGCATCATCCTCTTCAGCCTCGGCATCTTCTTCAAGATcgagctgaggaagaggagcgagATCATGGACAACAACGAGAGCCACCTGGTGCCCAACCTGCTGATCCTGGTGGGCATGCTGTCCTGCGGCCTGAACGCCTTCGGGGGGAAGCTGTGCCACGACTCTCTGGACCCCCAGAAGTTCTCCAAGATGAAGCCGATGCTGCGGCCCTACATGCTGCTGTGCTGCGGCTTCAatgcgctgctgctgctgctggtgctgctctCCTTCCTCATGCAGTTCGCCGTGTACCTGACGCTGGCCGAGGGCCTGAAGAACGCCATCCGCTTCTACAAGGACACGGACACGCCGGGACGCTGCTTCATGAAGAGGACGCTGGACATGACTCAGATCGAGTTCCGGTGCTGCGGAAACAACAACTTCAGGGACTGGTTCGAGGTGCAGTGGATCAGCAACCGCTACCTGGACATGAGCAACGACGTGGTCAAAGA CCGTGTCCTCAGTAATGTGGAGGGGAAGTACCTGATGGACAGCGTCCCGTTCAGCTGCTGTAACCCCGGCTCGCCCCGCCCCTGCATCCAGCATCACCTGACCAATAACTCCGCCCACTACGACTATGACCACCGCACTGAGGAGCTGAACATCTGGAACCGCGGCTGCCGCCAGGCCGTCTTCTCCTACTACAGCGGCATCATGAACAGCATCGGAGCGCTGCTCATCTTCACCATCGTCCTGGAG GCGGGGGATGTGGCGGGCCTGAAGTACCTGAGCACGGCCCTGGAGACGATGGCCGACCCGGAGAACCCGGAGTGTGAGAGCGAGGGCTGGCTGCTGGAGAAAGGCTTCAAGGAGACGCTGGCCGACCTTCTGTCCAAGGTCAAG